One genomic segment of Amycolatopsis sp. Hca4 includes these proteins:
- a CDS encoding Uma2 family endonuclease: protein MALLTIEEYAALDGTGFTELVEGRVVPSPGSGRRHDLAVCLLAGALERQLPRGLAFVVASDLDLGLSPDGGPGFARRPDLLVIDRAAIGRGDRLFRAEDVVLVAEVVAPGSRRTDYRVKRDEYADAGIPHYWIVDLGEPVSLVACRGGGSGYVDAPAVTGVFVSDVPFPVRLDLDALVS from the coding sequence ATGGCCCTGCTGACCATCGAGGAGTACGCGGCGCTCGACGGCACCGGTTTCACGGAGCTGGTGGAGGGCCGCGTGGTGCCTTCGCCCGGCTCCGGCCGCCGTCACGACTTGGCGGTCTGCCTGCTGGCGGGCGCTCTCGAGCGGCAGCTGCCGCGCGGGCTGGCGTTCGTCGTGGCCAGTGACCTGGATCTGGGGTTGTCTCCGGACGGCGGGCCCGGCTTCGCCCGCCGTCCGGACCTGCTGGTGATCGACCGGGCGGCGATCGGCCGCGGGGACCGGCTGTTCCGTGCGGAGGACGTGGTCCTGGTGGCCGAGGTGGTGGCACCGGGGTCCCGGCGGACGGATTACCGGGTGAAGCGGGACGAGTACGCCGATGCGGGGATTCCGCACTACTGGATCGTGGATCTCGGCGAGCCGGTGTCGCTGGTCGCCTGCCGGGGTGGCGGGTCGGGGTACGTCGACGCGCCGGCGGTCACCGGTGTCTTCGTTTCCGATGTGCCGTTCCCGGTGCGGTTGGATCTCGATGCCTTGGTCTCCTGA